TACAAACCTTTTCTGCACAGTGTTCCTTGAAACCAAaactggtctctctctctctctctctctctataaatacacacacacacacacacactggctagGCTAGtgaaatgttgaaaaaaaattaaGGATAAAGGAAGAGGGATGTTTTAATACTAataccataataataataataataaaatgctgtgctgcagtttgtttacagAACACCAAGATGCACTAAACTGTTTTCCCCCCACATATGTTCTAATAAAAGGTACAGTGGCATGTTCTTTGTACAAGATTTCGCTATATAGTGCCAAGGCTAAGGGCTATTGAAATGCAGCTGtctaaaaacatgtaaaaatgttcaaatgtatttagtgaaaaaaaagtttattttatCTACTTACTACTCCTTCTGGTACAATGTtaaacaatatatatttttcaagTGTGCCTCTTTTTATACAACATTCATTGTAGTAGGATTAGTGATGATGAACCAAGCTAAACATAGTTGCATAACATAATAAGAAAGTTCAGTCTATTCTGTACACCTATTACAGAGACGGCTACAAATATATAACATATGACATATCCCAGGGtacctaaaataaaatatacactGTTGGTTCTACATCTGTCATAAccgtatatatacatataggaCTACATTCACATTGCAAGTGGAAGCACCTCAATTCTGACACCAGGAAGTTGAGATTGCTTTAAAGATTTAGACACGAGCACACTCATCCAACCCAATAAATGCTGTATGTGTTGGGAGAGGCACAACAGGTTTGTGCTTACCCAATGGCACCATACAGTatcagggtgtgtttgtgtcaggcAAATGAAAGGAAATAGAGAATGTCTAAAATCAGTTcagtcttatttttttttgtatagcTAGTTTTCACAAAAAAATCCCCTGTGATTATCAGTAACtgagtaaaaacacagacagtatgTGTGTAATATTTTTGTGTGGGCtttgcagaaaataaaaatacgtAAATATAAGTAAAAGTCAGACACTAGCATAAATCTTGGGGTTTGTGCTATACAAGGTGAAAGTACAATTAGTACTGGTATGCCAACAACAGAGAGAACTTTAACTTAAAATGAAAATTATATAtatcttgtgtttttgtgccgcAGGTCAGAATTGAGCAGGAGCACCTGCAGTGTGAACGTTAGCGTAGAGGTCCATTTCTGCTCTATACACTTTCAACAGTCCACAGAGCATACCAGCAGCAGTAGCATCAGCTGCTGGCTTGAGCTCTGGTTAAACAGTTAAAGCCTGTGCCAACCGGTCCACTCTGATCCTCGCTGACGCTGATGGAgcatgttagcttagcacacaCGCACCCTTTTCTCTGAACATGATCTGTTACGTGTAGACGCATATATTCCTGCAGATGGCTTCGATCTCAAAGTTGTTTGCATTGCCCTCGCATCCTCCGTACCAGAACTGGGCACAGGCGTTGGCTTCTGGGTCGTAGTACCACCTGACCACATACTGCCGACAAGGCCCGGGGTCCAGAGGCTGGATGCACGCCTTGCCTGAAAGGAAATTGGGATGTACTGTGTGACTTGGCTTTGTTTAATAATGGATTAGGCAGTGACAGTAACTATGGTctgtagggatgtcccgatccgatcacatgatcggaaatcgggcccgattacgtgatttcagactcgatcggaatcggacattacctcccgatcaggactcggatatatactagggctctcaaagttaacgccgccacggcacacacacacacaggcctgtcgcgataaacaataaatcaattaattgcacgataactttaaatgggctcaataagtttttcggccacgttaaattacatttgcatgctggtttgttttcctctctttctctctctctctccctcttgctgccaaagaggctggatgacaaaaggcgtcactccggtgcgtcgtagcgtataaagtgtgcaaagtccggccgtcagatttaatatggcccgcggcttctgtcttaaaatgtgtcaaaccaacaggtagttcttattttttgaactcattgtgtgacgtttacgtgatgttcgctgtctgcgtcgccacggtgcgtcacagtgctgcagggcttggacgttacagcaacacagagagctgtgaagctgcacaacactggttcaacacttcgacacaattcaccacaagactaaagctggatccatactccgcgagacaaagacatttttccccccctgcagacgttacgcccacaaaatgacgtcattttttgtctctgaccgcccgctgatccgcactcctgtgcacagggtccgggccgaactttgtctttcaaggctgtgcggcaaccatgctgtgattggtcggaatttattgtgggcgtgatgaaagtggagaagcgcaagagcctctccaggtatataggtaggtgtataaacagcactgattcaacagatttagataagaccatactggttttgcatgatgagcaataaaagaaagaaagaaagaaaggcaagtcagggtgatttgtcaccaataactccagacagccattcacacataccagatggtgactgttattaccattctatatactcctacatacccgggcataataggctcgttaacaatgtctgtatatctttgctattgttacttttaatgtcgcatcttcacagctcatcaccggacagtttgaagtatcgcaggcacattggaacacagtagatgtgcaaatgtggtcataaaggcacaaacactgaatctttgctattgttacttttaatgtcgcattttcacaactcatcgccggacatctcatgctgttgcaggcaccctctctgtataatgccctcttgccatggcacatgtccttgtggtgtgtaaaaACACTCAGTacagtctttccttatagtttagtgggcgggccgtatgaggagttctgcacacacgcgtctcgcggagtatggtacctcagtgcggaaaagaccttttttttgtatctcttaccacccgtggagcgcgttctccgctctttgtctcgcggagtatggatccagcttaaacatgcttatgaatacaacgtgccatcagagagagtccgcgttgtacgagtgaagttctctgccttctcactggcggcactcgctgcagcgccacccagtctagttctcttgcccagtcctcttgtgccatctctgctattttatgtgtttctgtctacatggtggcgtttttaaaattcactgatgCGCagacacacgcaaacgcgtgcgcacacaaacacatgtgcgcacaggtgagcccactcccagcagcaggtagagtgcgtgttgttcgactctctgttgctcatgacgtgctagttggtttgacttaactccattgactatgctcagataagccatggtaataggcctaccactactcataataataatattaatatcattaataataacaataataataataatagtgttgataattgggggcctttccagtgttaaatgttctttagaaattgaagtttattgatctttaaagggtgtacttgcattatatgtcgttatcattatgttagttgacaatattatcgcttatcgcaataatttctcttggcaattaatcgccaaTCGTTAttgtgacaggcctacacacacacacacacacaggttttgccgcaatgagtgcctttatagaaagtatcggatcgggactcggtatcggcagatactcaaaatcaaatgactgactcggactcaaaggcaaaaaaacctgatcgggacatccctaatggTCTGTATTTCTATACTCAAGTGTACTTAAAGTGCTTTACACTACCTCCTATTTACCCTTGTGTGCACACTAATGGTGCAACCACTTGGAGCAATCTGGGGTTAGGCGTATTGCCCAAGGATACATCGGCATGCAGACAGGGCaggggatcaaaccaccaacctcaTGGTCAGTGGCCAACCGCTCTACCACCTGAACCACAGCCAATAATGGTGAGTAAAGAGCAGTACAGCTATGGCCAAGGTAGCAGAGCAAGGTGATTGGTAATATGTAAGGCTACATGTCATCATGGACTCAGAAGGGACTTACATGCTCCCAGATGCTGGCCTACAGCCCAGACTTTTTGCATTACTCGTTCCACTCATATTCAAACATTCACGTAGCCCTTCCTGGAAAATGTTTGTCTCTCTTTTGGTTTTGTATTACTGAATTCTTATCACTTATTTTCAAACCAAATTATAATAGTGCCAAAGGATGGGTGAGTCAGTCATATGTTGTGTTGGGTTACCTGATGGTTGTGAGTctgttggaggtggtggaggaggagaaggtggactGGAGGGAGCCTGTGTGGTCTCTGCCTCGTAGAGCCAATTGGTTGGACTCTGAGGGCCCACCACCGACGTCACCCCCGGGCCATGATTCCCCCTGCTGCCAGGAGACATGATGTCTGACAGGTCCTTTCCAGGGTCCAATTGTTCCAGCAATTCGGAATCCACACGGTTTTCACTGAGTTGTGCTGACTGGGGAGTCTTTGGTGGCAGGGTTGTCACCGTCTCCAAGGGGAGATCAAGCTGAAAAGGAGGTTGTGCTCAGATTAGCGGCCACCTTCAAAGGTTTAATGCATGCTTTTCATTGTAGAGCCACTAAATATATAAAAGATGATTGACATAACTAGGTATGCAAGAACTAATTTAGACTACTTAGATAGTGAAAGTGATAACTTAGTTCTACAATTGTGCCGTATCTTGATAAGCCTGTTTATGTGCCCACCCACCTCAGCTCTACTTGTGTTCCACTTCTTTGCCCATATCTGGATTAGTCTGGATTAAGGCTGATTGTCAAGATGGCCGCCGCTCTTAGTAAACATATGGTTGGTGACTCGACTTATATTTACTGCACATCCAATGTATCTTGAAGGATCATCCAAAACCCTATTTTACTTTGGTTCCATATGATTGAAGAACATTTGGAATTTAACATCCAGCCACAAGACTACCTTAGCACTAACCCCTTATGAAAAACCAAGAACTGGACAAATTAAAAATTGATGATAAAATCAATTGGTGGTAAAAAAGAAATGTCTTACAATGTTTTCCTTATCTGTGATGTCAGGAAGTTCGAAACGTCCGTCATCTGGAGCCTCTGGGTAGAGTTCTTCAGGTGCAAAGACAGCAGTGGGCAGAAATGCTATTGGCTCACAAATGCGACTCAGGATGTTGCCTTCCAGTGCTGTACCCAAGCAAACAAAAAGGTAGCATTGAGTCATActagttaaagaaaaaaacaaaactgtcttGAAACAGCTTGATGGTTATATGAAAAACCATGTCTGTGCTAGAAATGCTAAGCATTAGCAGTCAAGCTAATGAAATTCTGATCAAATTTAAGGTGAACTTAAATATTTAGTTTCTTTTGTGCTTGCTGTTTGTTAAAGTGGcttacaaaatatataaatagcATAACCTTGGATGTAACTTccctcacactcacagcagaTTGTTCAACACAACACTGTGGGGTAGTAATACCATTTATGTCCAACACAAACTTTTGTCATCTTGGGtagaaaaatgttttatctGAGTAAATATCTAATATCTGGACTTTCTTCTATTTCAAAAACCCTGAACCCACAAGTGTTGTGCTTTGttcagaagagtctttctcctggtaacccttcaaacaaactgtcctTGTTTAGTcgtcttctaattgtgctgtcacattaccactgagcatgctcagtgaggtctgtaagctctgacatgtagctcttgggaaAGACAgcatgcagcaacagttgcttctctaacaccattgtttatgtctttccctcttgtcattgtgttaacacacacctggatgttccagagcagcaaactgtcaaaatgtctgtttttatagaggtctgtacacctgctgctaatcaattcatcaaggactgatgatcagcagcatctgctgcagctcacctaatTAAATTCTATGGAAGCAGGATGGGCTAATTTCTTGCTCTTACCTCTTCGAAACAGtcatttaaaactaaaaatgaaATACTTCAGTTTGAAGGGTGCACAGCATCTTGTAATACTGATCCCTTTTTTGCTTACTGGGAAGTGTCCTGAAGTCATCTATGAGATAGACGTGCTCTTCATCAGGATCAGAGGCAATAACATTCATCTCTGCCAGGAACTTGTCATACAGGAGGTCGGTTTTGTTTACCACTCCTATGACAAACATTTCAATTCCCTCTGCATGAGCCTCGGTGGCCGTTTCTTCAAACTGCATGACGTCACGTGGGTCGGCCTGTCCGTCCGTTAAAACCACCGCCACCTTCCTCACACTGGGGCGAGAGGCCTGAAACAGCAAGTTGGCTCGATGGATGGCACTGCCCGTGAAGGTGCCCTCGCCCAGGTAGGGCATCTTCCTGATGGCGGCCTTAATGTCTTCCTGGCTggactgctgctgcagactAACCACCACCATGTCTACGTGGCTGTAGAGCACCACACCGATCCGGCTGGCCTCTCTGCTCACCGTCACCCGGTCAATAAGAGCGTTTACAAAGTCCTTAACCAGCTCAAAGTTTTCTGGCCCCACGCTCTCTGAGCTGTCTATCACAAACACCAGCTCCAGAGGGCTCTCTCTGCACTTTAAACCACAGCCTATAATACAGGCAATAAATAGAACACattaggaaataaaaaaaaagaaactgtttcAAATCATAGTCAAATATGCTATTTACCACAGATTTCTCTTATTATCCTGATGACCTCATCTCTCTGtgtatggggaaaaaaagacaagctCAAAATAGATCTATAGTTTTATTGTTATGGATTTATTTGTGTCAGTCAGATACTTACTGTCAGTCCTGGTTCCCCCTTTTCTCCAGGTCTTCCCTGTAAGAACAAATAGTTTTGAATCAATCTCATCTTTGTGAGATTACCTTACCATTGTACCTTCTAGACCTCACTTGTAGACCCTTAAAGGTATAGTTCTCTATCATGACTAATAAGGGTCATATGTACTATAATACTAAAACAAACTTTTGTAAAGATTTTTTCTGAGATTATAAGGGTCATACAGTTGGAGCAGGGGTTGGCAACCCATGGAAAACTGCTTTAGATGTTTTGCATGTATTAATAAGGAGCTGCAACACTACAGATGTTTATGATAATATGTTGATTATATGGTGATTCTAGGCCAAGTCTAGTTTTAATTAGTCATCCACATCCATCTGggccaggggtcggcaaccttcagcattaaaagagccatttgggccggttttcCACTGAATACAACACACTTGAAGCCACcaacccctaactactaatctacacctatttgaccactaaattgaatgtaatattaatctatatatatatatataatatagaaaCATTTCCTTCATGTCATaggctacagtagtcaacctgaatatgaaacacatTAGTTCAGGGTCTGATATAtatgttttcaaaataatagcTTGTTTAAgtgttgtatatattttgacaaaacattaaaagttttattttaatatcacaagagcatctcaatctccaaagaaataaCTATTACtgtgaaaaaactaaatgaataaaataaaatacatttaaattaaatcatCAGTCAtaatttattcacattattattttttttttccaaaaaatgagctcgctgcctgggagccacaacagagggcaTAACCAACTACGGAAGCTCCAATGACATGACATCTGTCTTTGGCAGACCAGTTGAGGTGTCTGTCATAAcagacacagtgattttcataAGCACAGTAAGAAAACAGGTAGTGGTGGAGGAAGTGCTGAAGCTTCGTACTTAAGTACataagtgctacatcaacaatcttATGCAAGTGTAAGTACATTTAAATTTATTAATAACAAAAGTAAAAGTATATACAGGGAGTTGTCTTACAATATTTAGGTAGAGCCATTTTGATAAAGAATGCTGATATAGCTCCCGGCTACACCGTCTATTGAGGTGGTGGGGTTGAAATTTCTTTTAATTAAGACTGCTTCTGGTGCTGACCACTAAAAAGCGAGTGAGGGATTTACAGGCTTTGTCAGGCCAACCTTTTTGTGTACAGTTGGCCCCTGGGCGGACTATAGTTTGCTTACGGCCTAACCCTGCATTTGTGCCTAAAGTAATTCAAGGAAATGTCGGTTCAGGACATTTGCACAGTGGCAAGTTGGGCAACGCCTTACACGTCTCTGTCTCATGCTGTGCTGGAGGCAGTTGTTACTGTTCTGAGGTAAAGCTCTTGTTAGTCGTCAAGGTTCACGGTGTCATGGAGCTGATGCAATTCGGGAGTGGGCTATATCTCCCATAGTGAAAGACCAAGCAAAACTATCAAAGAACCAGGGATTGTGCAAGTAACCCTCCGTTTTCTCAAAATATTACCCTCAACTTATGTCCTTTTTGTAGCCTGAATCAATACTCTTGTTAATGTGTGACAAATCATAGCTGAAAATCAAATGTTATATAGGCTACAGTATGATTAGAGAACACACTACATTACCAttggtccaacagatccaggcTCTCCATAGTCTCCTTTGTCTCCTTTCTTTCCCCTTTCTCCAGTAATACCTCGGTCaccctgtgcatgtgtgaacaTTTGTACTCTTTATGACTAAATGCAAAATGTGACAGCTTATGCATAATTTTTCACATAAATGTTTGTACCTTTTCTCCTGGAAGACCATCCCCTGTTGCCCCTCTTGGGCCCATAGGTCCTTGAAACCCAGGCTCTCCCTGGTAATAAAAGTTAATATATTGGTGAGAGTAACAAGGGTGTCATCAGCATATACAGTAATCTTTAAGGGCTGCACATGGAGCTAAACaccacagactgacagatggGACAATGCCTCAACAAGGAGACTACACAAATATACAGGGGCTGGAAAATGTGGATCTTTGATATTGCCTACCTTTGGCCCAGGGACACCCTCTCCTGGAACCCCTGGCAGGCCGGATGGACCTGGTTGTCCTGCTGAGCCCTGGGAGCGAAATACATTATGTACTGTCACAATTAACACCTAGAGGAAATGGATTATAGTGAAATCATGAATTGTCCTCATTGTGTATGAATTCAGACTGACCTTTGGCCCATAAAGCCCAATTCCAGGTGGACCTGAGGGTCCTGGGACACCTGGCAAGCCTCTATCACCCTAACATATGCAACACAcgaaacacaaaaatgtaatgTCACTCATTTCCATCTTTCACCTTTAGCTTTACCAATGGATtcagaaaataacacacaccTTAGGTCCTGGCAGTCCCTTTCCTTCAAGTCCCATCTCTCCTTGTACTCCTGGTAAACCAGGCAAACCCTAGACAAAAATGCTTATTTATAAATTATTCTTTTGTTGTTGCTCTAAACACACATTAATACTCCTCACACCTGTGGTCCAGGTAATCCATCCCCTTTGATCCCCGGTGGACCTATAGGTCCAATATTGCCTTTGTTTCCCTGAAGACGAAAGGAAGGAGATTTTGTTATTTGTCAGTGTGATGGCAACACAGACATGACGAACTTGACTCGAAAAGGGTGCCTATGTGGGATGTATTAATATGTTACCTTTGGCCCGACGATTCCTATTCCAGGTTCTCCAACAGGGCCAACTGGTCCCATAGGTCCAGGATCTCCCTGTGATTTTGGAAAATTAACAATAGAAATTTACTGACATTGACCAGAGATCATCTACTCTTGGCTGTTCCTGTCAGGGGTTGCCACAGCgaatcatctgtttccacctAACTCTATCCTCGacaccctcttttttctctttatctcCTCTTTGACTTTCCTCTTGACTTCTTGCCTGGCAGCTCTATTTGCAACATCCTTCATCCAATATAACCActatccctcctctgcacatgtgCAAACCATATCAGTCCCCAAAACACAATATGAACTCATTCCAGACCTTGTCCATCCTCGTCAGTCAACCAACTGTATATATCTGTATATACTTGGAAGGGGGCATGAAGCAGAATAGATTTGACAGAGGAATTTACACACCAATTTGTAATGACAACTTGTATCTTAACAATGTAAATAATGACTTAGGTTGTGAGGTTTATTTAATTTTAGGAAGTTAAAATGTCACATGCTCAGgcataaaataaattataagtAACACATAccttgtatgtatgtgtgtatatgtgtaaaaATGGGCTGATGACTTTTGGTAGTATGCCCCCATCAGAGTGAAAAAGCTGTCAACAGGGGCCAATTTATAGGACATCACTCCCAAGAAAAAATAAGATTaggaaaacctttatttgttccACAATGAGGAAGTTGGACCACACCGAaggcatgtgtgtatgtgttagtgTGCATTACTTCACCTTTGTTCCTGGTAAGCCACGCCCAACAGGTCCTGGTAGGCCTGGCATCCCAGGGCTGCCAGGCTCTCcctgaaaaaaaatcctcattaGACAACAGCACATCTAAAATGAtgcaatattaataataatcattattGTTTTATGATTGGCGGTCAGGCCAACATTTAGAGATGTCGCAGAAAGACACCAGAAACTATGTCTACATAGCAGCTACATTAAGGAAATGCGGGTACAGGCATACGTTTGTCAGCTATGCAAACTGGGGTTAAATGTGCCACTGCCTTTGTGATAAATTGTGTTTGTCTTGGCTGTGCAAACATTTTGATGTTTGCTTGTATGCAACCATGTTTGAATGTGCCAGGATTGTATGCTCAAGATACCCAAGTTTAACATGACTTGGGTATCTTGTTTAAACAAGTCTCTTTCTGGAGTGTTCTGAGTGTTCTTTTTTcagtcatatatatatacaaagaaCCATTTTAGCCCTTTTCAGCTTATTCTTTTGCCCTATAATTACTTCAACCAAGACCCTACAGAATATAAACTATTTACTCATTTATCAAAAATTACCTTAGCTCCAGATGGTCCCACTGGACCTGGAGACCCTGGAAGTCCCCTTGGACCTCGGTCACCTCGATCTCCCTGCCAAGGAACATATGACATCACACCAGTTGGTACCTCTGCTGGTGACATGAGAGGCTTTACAAAAGTAAGTACCACTTCCTTGTGTAATTCAGTGAGTCATTTGCAGGTTAGTGACATCATTGTCAGCACAGGTTAGTTAATATGTACCTAATCTAAATGGCCCCTTTAAAACAAAGCCATGTTTGATAATATTGTCTAGCATTCAGAATGTTCTCCAGAGGAATGTTAACATATTACTCTGGCAGCAGCTGCATCAAGTGAGATTAAATATTACCTTTTCGCCAGCTATGCCTTTGCCCGGTGCTCCTTCTAGGCCTCGCTGACCTGGCAACCCCATTTCTCCCTGAATGAAATAACAGATTGGATTTTATCAGCAGTATTAAACATAAAGGAATTACAAGAATGAATGATGCTGGTTCAAGTTTCTTAATTTATAGTGGGGTAAGTTTACAGTATATGACAAGCGTAGGTTAGAACCATCTACAAATCAACTAGGTCAGATTTTGTTAAATTTACACAACAGGAAGCAACATGTACAAGCAGCTCAGACACAAATCAATTGGCCTTTTTGCTAAGGAAACCAATGTGGAAGTGCCCACTTGAGACTGGCTCCAAACAACAATAgcaaaaggaagaaaataataaaataataataataaaaacatggtCAGTTGAGATATACTATATAAGACAAACAATTAGTTGGAGCATGCGTATATTGAATGTC
This region of Parambassis ranga chromosome 2, fParRan2.1, whole genome shotgun sequence genomic DNA includes:
- the col28a1a gene encoding collagen, type XXVIII, alpha 1a, with translation MSPPVFQAEKLTSTMTLLWFVKVLILTLVLSGPATCQKRRRKGQREANQIIINDGKTLICPVEIMFIVDSSENAKPLLFEQQKRFILRFSTKLMQLHSAGWRLRLRLAAMQYSSKVLLEHNFKDWQDLDVFQSRVSSMTFIGHGTYSAYAITNATKVFDRETSPSSLRVVLLMTDGADHPRSPSAVTAAAEAKQHNIRVFTIRLSGLPREGALGTKLRSIASAPPQQHVLSLTDSQLDDRLFNELNTVVKTGCPQPKSCLCERGERGYPGGPGKSGEPGSDGAPGPKGSRGEPGINGRPGMEGLEGRPGSKGEKGEQGECGAAGKKGEQGAEGPSGPRGTRGEKGAKGGQGDQGPEGSSGVKGERGPRGASGPPGDNGIGFPGPKGDKGNQGRPGPPGPMGIGEPGMPGPAGPSGVQGSPGLPGEGLPGPKGERGYEGPKGSRGPPGLGYKGEKGDPGAPGMPGLVGFPGAGIQGEKGDQGPAGPSGPRGPPGLGIVGPKGDQGFPGEPGPQGERGAGEPGPKGEQGPDGAAGIPGIPGEDGAVGAKGEMGLPGQRGLEGAPGKGIAGEKGDRGDRGPRGLPGSPGPVGPSGAKGEPGSPGMPGLPGPVGRGLPGTKGDPGPMGPVGPVGEPGIGIVGPKGNKGNIGPIGPPGIKGDGLPGPQGLPGLPGVQGEMGLEGKGLPGPKGDRGLPGVPGPSGPPGIGLYGPKGSAGQPGPSGLPGVPGEGVPGPKGEPGFQGPMGPRGATGDGLPGEKGDRGITGERGKKGDKGDYGEPGSVGPMGRPGEKGEPGLTRDEVIRIIREICGCGLKCRESPLELVFVIDSSESVGPENFELVKDFVNALIDRVTVSREASRIGVVLYSHVDMVVVSLQQQSSQEDIKAAIRKMPYLGEGTFTGSAIHRANLLFQASRPSVRKVAVVLTDGQADPRDVMQFEETATEAHAEGIEMFVIGVVNKTDLLYDKFLAEMNVIASDPDEEHVYLIDDFRTLPTLEGNILSRICEPIAFLPTAVFAPEELYPEAPDDGRFELPDITDKENILDLPLETVTTLPPKTPQSAQLSENRVDSELLEQLDPGKDLSDIMSPGSRGNHGPGVTSVVGPQSPTNWLYEAETTQAPSSPPSPPPPPPTDSQPSGKACIQPLDPGPCRQYVVRWYYDPEANACAQFWYGGCEGNANNFEIEAICRNICVYT